One part of the Acuticoccus sediminis genome encodes these proteins:
- a CDS encoding TRAP transporter substrate-binding protein, whose translation MRPIARGFAFGIAAALSVLSALAPASAQEVTLRMATQMPSDSVEGRVHERFAELVKEYSNGEVEIALYPNDQLGKLDSVLEQLQMGTVHIFAEGAGFMKKWSPDMNWLAAPFLFKSREDWVAFMKSDTVRGWFAEAEKAAGVITLGTSTEILRGPYRVLVTTRPVDTLDDLSGLRLRLFSNKTQVDAWTYLGASVKVIPWTEVYSSMQSGLVEGTTSPISLVRSMRFNEVAPYVRRTDEYFQSVAYMVNARAWNGMTEAQQQAVTKAYMDVASYADELINTEGDEMVAALEAEGAHFAVLDTAPFVERMASFYENLQDAGELPEGFLAAVNASRTN comes from the coding sequence ATGAGGCCTATCGCTAGGGGCTTTGCATTCGGGATCGCCGCGGCGCTCTCGGTTCTGTCGGCACTCGCGCCGGCCAGCGCCCAGGAGGTGACGCTGCGCATGGCGACGCAGATGCCCTCCGACTCGGTCGAAGGCCGGGTGCACGAGCGCTTCGCCGAGCTCGTCAAGGAGTACTCGAACGGCGAGGTCGAGATCGCGCTCTACCCCAACGACCAGCTCGGCAAGCTCGACTCCGTGCTCGAGCAGCTGCAGATGGGCACGGTCCACATCTTCGCGGAAGGCGCCGGCTTCATGAAGAAGTGGTCGCCGGACATGAACTGGCTCGCCGCTCCGTTCCTGTTCAAGAGCCGGGAGGACTGGGTCGCGTTCATGAAGTCGGACACCGTGCGCGGCTGGTTCGCGGAGGCCGAGAAGGCCGCCGGAGTGATCACGCTCGGCACCTCGACGGAGATCCTGCGCGGCCCCTACCGCGTCCTCGTCACGACACGCCCGGTCGACACGCTGGACGACCTCTCGGGCCTTCGCCTGCGGCTCTTCTCCAACAAGACCCAGGTGGACGCCTGGACCTATCTCGGCGCCTCCGTGAAGGTGATCCCGTGGACCGAGGTCTACTCCTCGATGCAGTCCGGCCTCGTCGAGGGCACGACGAGCCCGATCTCCCTCGTGCGCTCCATGCGCTTCAACGAGGTGGCGCCCTACGTGCGTCGGACCGACGAATACTTCCAGTCGGTCGCCTACATGGTGAACGCGCGCGCCTGGAACGGGATGACGGAGGCGCAGCAGCAGGCGGTCACCAAGGCCTACATGGACGTCGCGTCCTACGCCGACGAGCTGATCAACACCGAGGGTGACGAGATGGTCGCGGCGCTGGAGGCCGAGGGCGCGCACTTCGCCGTCCTCGACACCGCGCCCTTCGTGGAGCGGATGGCGTCCTTCTACGAGAACCTGCAGGACGCCGGCGAGCTGCCCGAGGGCTTCCTTGCCGCCGTCAACGCGAGCCGCACGAATTGA
- a CDS encoding TRAP transporter small permease subunit, producing the protein MIGGPAGRALTRLDAVLGVLGVVFRQLAIICLLLMLTVTAVTILLRPFDIAYYWMWPWTMILFVWMTFFGLFAVYRFRKDIVIDIVVRRLTSGPAAAMLRTLPPLVLLAVSLTVLSQIPALIAVQGGPIDGALLPGGGELSRLFLTVPMALSMSLVALQSVVDLLLARPTGARAADAAQVGEP; encoded by the coding sequence TTGATCGGGGGACCCGCGGGGCGCGCGCTGACGCGCCTCGACGCCGTGCTCGGCGTTCTGGGCGTCGTCTTCCGCCAGCTCGCCATCATCTGCCTGCTGCTGATGCTGACCGTCACGGCGGTCACCATCCTCCTGCGCCCCTTCGACATCGCGTACTACTGGATGTGGCCGTGGACGATGATCCTGTTCGTCTGGATGACGTTCTTCGGCCTCTTCGCCGTCTACCGCTTCCGCAAGGACATCGTGATCGACATCGTCGTGCGCCGGCTCACATCGGGCCCAGCCGCGGCGATGCTGCGCACGCTGCCGCCGCTGGTGCTGCTCGCCGTCTCGCTGACGGTGCTGTCGCAGATCCCGGCGCTGATCGCGGTGCAGGGCGGGCCGATCGACGGGGCGCTGCTGCCGGGCGGTGGTGAGCTGAGCCGCCTGTTCCTCACGGTGCCGATGGCGCTGTCCATGTCGCTGGTTGCGCTTCAGTCGGTGGTCGACCTGCTCCTTGCCCGGCCGACCGGGGCCCGCGCGGCGGACGCGGCACAGGTCGGGGAGCCCTAG
- a CDS encoding TRAP transporter large permease — translation MAVVLFPAFLALLLLGVPVAMAVGAATILAFLTSDFSDSLYVVPLQILDGVDNPSLLSVPFFILAGNLMNAGGVTDRIFNFANALVGHFRAGLAQVNVLSSMIFAGVSGAAVADCAGLGTIEIKAMRERGYRPEFAAAVTVASSVVGPLIPPSVGLVIYAFLAEQSVQRMFLAGVVPGLLVGLSLMVFNRVLASVHDFPTQPRAPTREVLRLGVDGVLALMAPGIIIVAIFTGWVTATEAGVLACLYSIVLGVLVYRSLDWRGFWKALDETMMMTAVIMIIIGFSIAMGWLLAIEQAPQALARELFSLTEDRWVFLALMLGFILVVGCVVEGVPAKLMLVPTLLPIADAYGVDRVHLGLILQLGLLIGIATPPMGVGLYIMVEVGKVPFEKVAIAVLPFLVPLIAVLLAITYLPELVLWLPDLVMGPQAPH, via the coding sequence ATGGCCGTCGTCCTCTTCCCGGCGTTCCTCGCCCTCCTGCTCCTCGGCGTTCCGGTCGCGATGGCGGTGGGCGCGGCGACGATCCTCGCCTTCCTGACGTCCGACTTCTCGGACAGCCTCTACGTCGTGCCGCTGCAGATCCTCGACGGCGTGGACAATCCCTCCCTCCTGTCGGTGCCGTTCTTCATCCTCGCCGGCAACCTGATGAACGCCGGCGGCGTGACGGACCGGATCTTCAACTTCGCCAACGCGCTGGTCGGCCACTTCCGTGCCGGTCTCGCGCAGGTGAACGTCCTCTCCTCGATGATCTTCGCGGGCGTCTCGGGCGCTGCGGTCGCCGACTGCGCGGGCCTCGGCACCATCGAGATCAAGGCGATGCGCGAGCGCGGCTACCGGCCGGAGTTCGCCGCGGCGGTGACGGTCGCCTCCTCCGTCGTGGGGCCGCTGATCCCGCCGTCGGTCGGCCTCGTGATCTACGCCTTCCTGGCCGAGCAGTCGGTGCAGAGGATGTTCCTCGCCGGCGTGGTGCCGGGGCTGCTGGTGGGGCTGTCGCTGATGGTCTTCAACCGCGTCCTGGCGTCGGTGCACGACTTCCCAACCCAGCCCCGCGCACCGACGCGGGAGGTGCTTCGGCTCGGCGTCGATGGCGTCCTCGCGCTGATGGCGCCGGGGATCATCATCGTCGCGATATTCACCGGCTGGGTGACCGCGACCGAGGCCGGGGTGCTCGCCTGCCTCTACTCGATCGTGCTCGGCGTCCTCGTCTACCGGAGCCTCGACTGGCGCGGCTTCTGGAAGGCGCTCGACGAGACGATGATGATGACGGCGGTGATCATGATCATCATCGGGTTCTCGATCGCGATGGGCTGGCTCCTCGCCATCGAGCAGGCCCCGCAGGCGCTCGCCAGGGAACTCTTCTCGCTGACCGAGGACCGCTGGGTGTTCCTGGCGCTGATGCTGGGCTTCATCCTGGTGGTGGGCTGCGTCGTCGAAGGCGTCCCGGCCAAGCTGATGCTGGTGCCGACGCTGCTGCCGATCGCGGACGCCTACGGGGTCGACCGGGTGCACCTCGGTCTCATCCTGCAGCTCGGCCTCCTGATCGGCATCGCGACACCGCCGATGGGCGTCGGCCTCTACATCATGGTCGAGGTCGGCAAGGTGCCGTTCGAGAAGGTGGCGATCGCCGTGCTCCCCTTCCTGGTCCCGCTCATCGCGGTCCTCCTGGCGATCACCTACCTGCCGGAGCTCGTCCTGTGGCTCCCGGACCTCGTGATGGGGCCGCAGGCACCGCACTGA
- a CDS encoding Bug family tripartite tricarboxylate transporter substrate binding protein: MRNTLACLAILAGALPLMTAPGQAQDYPAKDVRVVVPWGAGGGTDAITRKITTIAESELGGTMYVENVEGGASATGVMEVMNSTADGYTVGALTYDSVVTVPRQGLLSSYSLDKLVPIARITSEPDALMVGKNAPFQTYDEMIAAAKDAPGEVRVGIQNIGSRTHLAMLRLQELTGTEFDLIAYPGGAAPQKEALLSGEVDAVVTSLGDFAPLIQSGDAKGVIEFSESRNPTYSDVPTTKEKDLDLQIGSFILLAVPADTPEAARTALTNAYKTAYDSDAFQSWVSDIGVTPSWIAGDDAGKWVESTQTELFQLMDEIEGK; this comes from the coding sequence ATGCGAAACACTCTTGCCTGCCTGGCGATTCTCGCCGGCGCGCTCCCGCTCATGACCGCGCCCGGCCAGGCGCAGGACTACCCGGCGAAGGACGTCAGGGTGGTCGTGCCCTGGGGTGCCGGCGGCGGCACGGACGCCATCACGCGCAAGATCACGACCATCGCCGAGAGTGAGCTCGGCGGGACGATGTACGTCGAGAACGTCGAAGGCGGCGCCAGCGCGACCGGCGTCATGGAGGTCATGAACTCCACGGCGGACGGCTACACCGTCGGCGCCCTCACCTACGACAGCGTCGTCACCGTACCGCGGCAGGGGCTCCTCTCCAGCTACTCGCTGGACAAGCTGGTCCCGATCGCCCGGATCACCTCCGAGCCCGACGCGCTCATGGTCGGCAAGAACGCCCCGTTCCAGACGTACGACGAGATGATCGCCGCCGCGAAGGACGCCCCGGGTGAGGTGCGCGTCGGCATCCAGAACATCGGCTCGCGCACGCACCTCGCGATGCTGCGCCTGCAGGAGCTGACCGGGACCGAGTTCGACCTCATCGCCTACCCCGGCGGCGCCGCGCCGCAGAAGGAGGCGCTGCTGTCCGGCGAGGTGGACGCGGTCGTCACCAGCCTCGGCGACTTCGCCCCGCTGATCCAGTCGGGCGACGCGAAGGGCGTCATCGAGTTCTCCGAGTCGCGCAACCCGACCTACTCCGACGTGCCGACCACGAAGGAGAAGGACCTCGACCTGCAGATCGGCAGCTTCATCCTCCTCGCCGTCCCCGCCGACACGCCGGAGGCCGCCCGCACCGCGCTGACGAACGCCTACAAGACGGCCTACGACAGCGACGCGTTCCAGAGCTGGGTGTCCGACATCGGCGTCACGCCGAGCTGGATCGCCGGGGACGACGCCGGGAAATGGGTCGAGTCCACCCAGACGGAGCTGTTCCAGCTGATGGACGAGATCGAGGGCAAGTAG
- a CDS encoding tripartite tricarboxylate transporter TctB family protein codes for MQFLASLLARALVPLGLAVFAVIYFDQAGKIRSLYNIGPVGPSDYPKLLAVALGLALVAVVVTDASSRRRKDEVRTAPVDWGGLAAAGLVIVASALYVALFRTTGFLISTGLYALALLAIFSRLTLRPVRAIVQAAVLVGLVYFLFGVLFDVRLPESPSVDALLSRIEALVSGPDAAPPAAGTGAASGTPAKGDAR; via the coding sequence ATGCAATTCCTTGCGTCCCTCCTCGCGCGCGCCCTCGTCCCGCTGGGGCTCGCGGTGTTTGCCGTGATCTACTTCGATCAGGCCGGCAAGATCCGCTCGCTCTACAATATCGGCCCGGTCGGCCCGAGCGACTATCCCAAGCTCCTCGCCGTCGCCCTCGGCCTCGCGCTCGTCGCCGTCGTCGTGACGGACGCGTCGAGCCGCCGCCGCAAGGACGAGGTCCGGACCGCGCCGGTCGACTGGGGCGGCCTCGCGGCGGCCGGACTCGTCATCGTGGCCTCCGCGCTCTACGTCGCGCTCTTCCGGACCACGGGCTTCCTGATCTCCACCGGCCTTTACGCGCTGGCGCTCCTCGCCATCTTCTCCCGGCTCACCCTGAGGCCCGTGAGGGCGATCGTTCAGGCCGCCGTGCTGGTCGGGCTCGTCTATTTCCTCTTCGGCGTCCTCTTCGACGTGCGGCTCCCCGAGAGCCCGTCGGTCGACGCCCTCCTCTCGCGCATCGAGGCGCTGGTCTCCGGTCCCGACGCCGCGCCCCCTGCCGCCGGGACGGGCGCGGCCTCCGGCACCCCTGCCAAGGGGGACGCGCGATGA
- a CDS encoding tripartite tricarboxylate transporter permease: MTYLVDVLSGGAALFQPAVLGFMVLGFLIGTFFGAVPGLTAVLAIALLLPFTYSLDPVSALVMCASIFMAGMYAGSITATTVNIPGAPSSVMTAIEGYRLMQRGEGANALGHAAFASMLGGAVGAVLLLVSMPITAELALLIKTPGKFSLILFALVVIVVAQRGEVAKASVAAILGAMIATIGVDVMQPVPRFAFGTETLVEGIDLMPLIIGTFAISEIMIQAQTRDDPALIAAAGRAARALRRRDFVPKWREIREIGLFTYAKSALIGYFVGVLPGAGGSMAAFVSYAEAMRVSKSSGQFGKGSREGIAAAECANNSMCGGAFVPMLMFGIPGDPTTAVVLGVLVINGLQPGPQLLTNQTELIGPMIGSLFFSALVLIPLSLFLFGPFFVRIVSISRPPLYTAIALVALVGAYVATTSIVQMALTLVFGVLAFILRRAGYPTVTLLLGFILGPSLEEYLRRSLSLSKGDPTIFLTSPDSLAFLALTVVFVVMLTRPRRPAPLEPA, translated from the coding sequence ATGACCTACCTCGTCGACGTCCTCTCCGGCGGCGCGGCGCTGTTCCAGCCGGCGGTGCTCGGCTTCATGGTGCTGGGCTTCCTGATCGGCACCTTCTTCGGCGCCGTGCCCGGGCTGACGGCGGTGCTCGCCATCGCGCTGCTGCTCCCCTTCACGTACAGCCTCGACCCGGTCAGCGCGCTCGTCATGTGCGCGTCGATCTTCATGGCGGGAATGTACGCCGGGTCCATCACCGCGACGACGGTCAACATCCCCGGCGCGCCCTCCTCGGTAATGACCGCGATCGAGGGCTACCGCCTGATGCAGCGCGGCGAAGGGGCGAACGCGCTGGGGCACGCCGCGTTCGCCTCCATGCTCGGCGGGGCGGTCGGGGCGGTGCTCCTCCTCGTCTCGATGCCGATCACGGCCGAGCTCGCCCTTCTCATCAAGACGCCGGGCAAGTTCTCGCTGATCCTCTTCGCGCTCGTCGTCATCGTCGTGGCGCAGCGCGGCGAGGTGGCGAAGGCGTCGGTCGCGGCGATCCTCGGCGCGATGATCGCCACCATCGGCGTCGACGTGATGCAGCCGGTGCCGCGGTTCGCGTTCGGGACCGAGACGCTGGTGGAGGGCATCGACCTCATGCCGCTCATCATCGGAACGTTCGCGATCAGCGAGATCATGATCCAGGCGCAGACGCGCGACGACCCCGCCCTCATCGCCGCCGCGGGACGGGCGGCGCGCGCGCTCCGCCGCCGCGACTTCGTGCCGAAATGGCGCGAGATCCGCGAGATCGGCCTCTTCACCTACGCCAAGAGCGCGCTGATCGGCTACTTCGTCGGCGTGCTGCCGGGGGCCGGCGGGTCGATGGCCGCGTTCGTCTCCTACGCCGAGGCGATGCGGGTCTCGAAGTCGAGCGGCCAGTTCGGCAAGGGGAGCCGGGAAGGGATCGCCGCCGCCGAGTGCGCCAACAACTCGATGTGCGGCGGCGCCTTCGTGCCGATGCTGATGTTCGGCATTCCCGGCGATCCGACCACGGCCGTGGTGCTCGGCGTCCTCGTCATCAACGGGCTGCAGCCGGGACCGCAGCTCCTGACGAACCAGACGGAGCTCATCGGGCCGATGATCGGCTCGCTGTTCTTCAGCGCGCTGGTCCTGATCCCGCTGTCGCTGTTCCTGTTCGGCCCGTTCTTCGTGCGGATCGTGTCGATCAGCCGGCCGCCGCTCTATACGGCGATCGCGCTGGTGGCGCTGGTCGGCGCCTATGTGGCGACCACGTCGATCGTGCAGATGGCGCTGACGCTGGTGTTCGGCGTGCTGGCGTTCATCTTGCGCCGCGCGGGCTACCCGACCGTAACGCTGCTGCTCGGCTTCATCCTCGGGCCGAGCCTCGAGGAATATCTCCGACGGTCGCTATCGCTCAGCAAGGGCGACCCGACGATCTTCCTGACGAGCCCGGACAGCCTCGCCTTCCTGGCGCTGACGGTGGTGTTCGTCGTCATGCTGACCCGGCCGCGCCGCCCTGCCCCGCTCGAGCCGGCCTGA
- a CDS encoding ABC transporter substrate-binding protein encodes MRQNFIRTLAVAATASMGLTATASAADVAIGMSGWTGFGPLTLAKEAGLFEKAGVDVDIKKIPQKDRHLAIASGDIQCAATTVETFMIWNANGVPIKQLFQLDMSHGADGMATRSDIASIADLKGKTIAASAPGTSPYFVLAWMLNENGLTLDDVTVVNLEPSAAAQAFIAGQNDAAMTYEPYLSAVRDAPDSGKIMATTLDYPVVMDTFGCTPDFIEEHPDLVRALADGYYAALDMIESDPEKAYEIMGADVNQSGEAFGKSAGYLEWQGREASDAFMSGGIQEFYSKAGPLLMEIGTIREIPDTDSLIDTSWKN; translated from the coding sequence ATGCGTCAGAATTTCATCCGCACCTTGGCCGTTGCCGCCACCGCCAGCATGGGTCTGACCGCTACGGCCTCAGCCGCCGACGTGGCCATCGGCATGAGCGGGTGGACCGGGTTCGGCCCCCTCACGCTGGCCAAGGAAGCCGGCCTCTTCGAGAAGGCGGGCGTCGACGTCGACATCAAGAAGATCCCGCAGAAGGACCGCCACCTCGCCATCGCCTCGGGCGACATCCAGTGCGCGGCGACCACGGTGGAGACCTTCATGATCTGGAACGCCAACGGCGTGCCGATCAAGCAGCTCTTCCAGCTCGACATGTCGCACGGCGCCGACGGCATGGCGACGCGGAGCGACATCGCCTCGATCGCCGACCTCAAGGGCAAGACCATCGCCGCCTCCGCCCCCGGCACCTCGCCCTACTTCGTGCTCGCGTGGATGCTGAACGAGAACGGCCTCACCCTCGACGACGTGACGGTCGTGAACCTCGAGCCGTCGGCCGCGGCGCAGGCCTTCATCGCCGGCCAGAACGACGCCGCGATGACCTACGAGCCGTACCTCTCCGCCGTGCGTGACGCGCCGGACTCCGGCAAGATCATGGCAACCACCCTCGACTACCCGGTCGTGATGGACACCTTCGGCTGCACGCCCGACTTCATCGAGGAGCATCCCGACCTCGTCCGCGCGCTCGCCGACGGCTACTACGCCGCGCTCGACATGATCGAGAGCGACCCGGAGAAGGCCTACGAGATCATGGGCGCGGACGTGAACCAGTCCGGCGAGGCGTTCGGCAAGTCGGCCGGCTACCTGGAGTGGCAGGGCCGCGAGGCGAGCGACGCCTTCATGTCCGGCGGCATCCAGGAGTTCTACTCCAAGGCCGGCCCGCTCCTGATGGAGATCGGCACCATCCGCGAGATCCCGGACACCGACTCGCTGATCGACACGAGCTGGAAGAACTGA
- a CDS encoding ABC transporter permease, with translation MRPLTPVSSSARVVLGLAFFVLFVVGWSIATFGGFVSTIFLASPVKMVNEGWLLLTKYGFSYDIAITVWRVFGGFVMATVIAVPLGILMGAYKPIEAFFEPFVSFARYLPASAFIPLLILWAGIGEMQKLLVIFIGAVFQIILMVAVAVGSTRRDLVEAAYTLGTGDTGVVRHVMLPYAAPQIAEILRLVLGWAWTYVIVAELIGSSAGIGHMIVDSQALLNTGQIIFGIIVIGLIGLVSDFAFKALNRRLFPWSLA, from the coding sequence ATGCGCCCGCTGACGCCGGTATCCTCCTCGGCGCGGGTCGTCCTCGGCCTCGCCTTCTTCGTTCTTTTCGTCGTGGGCTGGTCGATCGCGACCTTCGGCGGCTTCGTCTCCACCATCTTCCTGGCGAGCCCGGTGAAGATGGTGAACGAGGGCTGGCTGCTCCTCACCAAGTACGGCTTCTCCTACGACATCGCGATCACCGTCTGGCGCGTGTTCGGCGGCTTCGTCATGGCGACGGTGATCGCCGTGCCGCTCGGCATCCTGATGGGCGCATACAAGCCGATCGAGGCGTTCTTCGAGCCGTTCGTCTCGTTCGCGCGCTATCTGCCCGCGTCGGCCTTCATTCCGCTCCTCATCCTGTGGGCGGGCATCGGCGAGATGCAGAAGCTCCTCGTCATCTTCATCGGCGCGGTGTTCCAGATCATCCTGATGGTCGCGGTCGCGGTCGGCTCGACGCGGCGCGACCTCGTCGAGGCGGCCTACACGCTCGGCACCGGCGACACGGGCGTGGTGCGCCACGTGATGCTTCCCTACGCGGCGCCGCAGATCGCGGAGATCCTGCGCCTCGTCCTCGGTTGGGCGTGGACCTACGTCATCGTCGCCGAGCTGATCGGCTCCTCCGCCGGCATCGGCCACATGATCGTCGACAGTCAGGCGCTCCTGAACACTGGGCAGATCATCTTCGGCATCATCGTCATCGGCCTCATCGGCCTCGTTTCCGACTTCGCGTTCAAGGCGCTGAACCGCCGGCTCTTCCCGTGGAGCCTCGCGTGA
- a CDS encoding ABC transporter ATP-binding protein has product MNGPAATHVSIEGVRRTFPAKRGGTPTEALSPIDLTVRRNDFVTILGPSGCGKSTLLRIVAGLDTPTAGRVSVAGRVVTGPGPDRGMVFQSYTLFPWLTVADNIAFGLRRKGVPKRRQQETVDFYLDKTGLSGFANHLPRELSGGMQQRVAIARALANDPDILLLDEPFGALDNQTRGLMQELLLKIWEEDQKTVLFVTHDIEEAIFLASRCIVMTARPGRIKADVTIDLGRPRDYHMKTAPELLAYKEQLTEEIRAEAIKAL; this is encoded by the coding sequence GTGAACGGGCCCGCCGCGACGCACGTCTCCATCGAGGGCGTGCGGCGGACCTTCCCGGCCAAGCGGGGCGGCACGCCGACCGAGGCGCTCTCCCCCATCGACCTCACCGTCCGGCGCAACGACTTCGTGACGATCCTCGGCCCGTCGGGATGCGGCAAGTCCACGTTGCTGCGCATCGTCGCCGGGCTCGACACCCCGACCGCCGGGCGCGTCAGTGTCGCGGGGCGCGTGGTGACGGGGCCGGGCCCCGACCGCGGGATGGTGTTCCAGTCCTACACGCTGTTCCCCTGGCTGACGGTGGCGGACAACATCGCCTTCGGACTGCGCCGCAAGGGCGTGCCGAAACGGCGGCAGCAGGAGACCGTCGACTTCTACCTCGACAAGACGGGCCTCTCCGGTTTCGCCAATCACCTCCCCCGCGAGCTGTCGGGCGGCATGCAGCAGCGCGTCGCCATCGCCCGCGCCCTCGCCAACGATCCGGACATCCTGCTTCTGGACGAGCCGTTCGGCGCGCTCGACAACCAGACCCGCGGCCTGATGCAGGAGCTGCTCCTCAAGATCTGGGAGGAGGACCAGAAGACCGTCCTCTTCGTCACCCATGACATCGAGGAGGCGATCTTCCTCGCCAGCCGCTGCATCGTCATGACGGCGCGCCCGGGCCGCATCAAGGCCGACGTCACGATCGACCTCGGCCGCCCGCGCGACTACCACATGAAGACCGCGCCGGAGCTCCTCGCCTACAAGGAGCAGCTCACGGAGGAGATCCGCGCCGAGGCGATCAAGGCCCTCTGA
- a CDS encoding aldehyde dehydrogenase family protein — MTVLKCISPIDGAVVATRETLGTDEARARVAAARKAQAEWAARPLRERVELVQAGVAAVGAMNDEIVPELARMMGRPVRYGGEFRGVEERASYMAGIAQEALADIEVGDDANFRRLIKRVPHGLVLVIAPWNYPYMTAINSVAPALIAGNAVMLKHATQTLLVGERMARAFASAGVPEAVFQNVFLTHETAAELIAGGAFDFINFTGSVAGGKAIETAAAGTFTGLGLELGGKDPGYVMEDADLDAAADTLIDGAMFNSGQCCCGIERIYVHESRFDAFLEKAVAIVRGYRLGDPLDPETTIGPMAHVRFARTVRDQVGEALAAGAAAHIPTLPGDDGGAYLSPQILRNVTHDMRVMREETFGPVVGIMPVRDDDEAVRLMNDSDYGLTASLWTRDIDRAMRVGDRVETGTVFMNRADYLDPSLCWTGCKDTGRGGSLSIIGYHNLTRPKSFHLKKPAQ, encoded by the coding sequence ATGACTGTCCTGAAGTGTATCTCGCCTATCGACGGAGCGGTGGTCGCGACCCGTGAGACGCTGGGCACCGACGAGGCCCGGGCGCGCGTCGCGGCGGCGCGTAAGGCCCAGGCGGAGTGGGCCGCGCGGCCGCTTCGGGAGCGCGTTGAGCTCGTCCAGGCCGGTGTCGCCGCCGTCGGCGCGATGAACGACGAGATCGTCCCGGAGCTCGCCCGGATGATGGGCCGGCCGGTGCGCTACGGCGGCGAGTTCCGCGGCGTCGAGGAACGCGCGAGCTACATGGCCGGCATCGCGCAGGAGGCGCTGGCCGACATCGAGGTCGGCGACGACGCGAACTTCCGGCGCCTGATCAAGCGCGTGCCGCACGGGCTCGTCCTCGTCATCGCGCCGTGGAACTACCCCTACATGACGGCCATCAACAGCGTCGCCCCGGCGCTGATCGCCGGCAATGCGGTGATGCTGAAGCACGCGACGCAGACGCTCCTCGTCGGCGAGCGGATGGCCCGCGCCTTCGCCTCGGCGGGCGTTCCCGAGGCGGTGTTCCAGAACGTCTTCCTCACCCACGAGACCGCCGCGGAGCTCATCGCCGGGGGCGCGTTCGACTTCATCAACTTCACCGGTTCGGTCGCGGGCGGCAAGGCGATCGAGACGGCGGCGGCCGGCACCTTCACCGGCCTCGGCCTCGAGCTCGGCGGCAAGGATCCGGGCTACGTCATGGAGGACGCCGACCTCGACGCGGCGGCGGACACGCTGATCGACGGCGCGATGTTCAACTCGGGCCAGTGCTGCTGCGGGATCGAGCGCATCTACGTCCACGAGAGCCGCTTCGACGCCTTCCTGGAGAAGGCCGTCGCCATCGTTCGCGGCTACCGCCTCGGCGATCCCCTCGACCCGGAGACGACGATCGGCCCGATGGCGCACGTGCGCTTCGCCAGGACCGTGCGCGATCAGGTCGGCGAGGCGCTGGCCGCCGGCGCGGCAGCCCACATCCCGACGCTGCCGGGTGACGACGGCGGCGCGTACCTCTCGCCGCAGATCCTGAGGAACGTCACGCACGACATGCGGGTGATGCGGGAGGAGACCTTCGGCCCGGTGGTCGGCATCATGCCGGTGCGCGACGACGACGAGGCCGTCCGCCTGATGAACGACAGCGACTACGGCCTGACCGCCTCGCTCTGGACCCGCGACATCGACCGCGCGATGCGGGTGGGCGACAGGGTCGAGACCGGGACGGTCTTCATGAACCGCGCCGACTACCTGGACCCGAGCCTGTGCTGGACCGGGTGCAAGGACACCGGCCGCGGCGGATCGCTGTCGATCATCGGCTACCACAACCTCACGCGGCCGAAGTCCTTCCACCTGAAGAAGCCGGCGCAGTAA